The Archocentrus centrarchus isolate MPI-CPG fArcCen1 chromosome 5, fArcCen1, whole genome shotgun sequence genome contains the following window.
GATGTCGATATAGCAAATACAACCCTAAATCCCAAAAAGTTGGgctgttgtgtaaaatgtaaataaaaaaaacagaatgaaatgattttcagatctcataaacccatattttattcacagtagaacacaaactatatcaaatgtttaaactgtaccatttaaaggggaaaaaattatttaaaaaaaaaaagtcattttgaatttgatggcagcaacacttcaaaaagttgggacagggtcATGTTtgccactgtgtagcatccccttttaacaacagtccataaacatctgAGGAAACCAATTACTGGACTTTTGAgggaggaatgttgtcccattcctgtctgatataggattctagctgctggGTCGTCTTTCTCACATGTTTTCAATTGGCATGAGGTCTGGACTGCTGGCAAGCCAGTTCTGTACCCAGACTCTTCTACTGTGAAGTCATGCTGTTGGAATAGATGCAAtatgtggtttagcattgtTTTGCTGACacatgcaaggccttccctgaaatgGACATCATAATGGAAGTATATGTTGCTATAAAGTCTATATATACACCTTTCAGCATCAATGTCGTCTTTCCAGATGCGCAAGCCGCTAATGCACCCCCATTCCATCAGAGATACAGACTTTTCaactgagcactgataacaagTGGGATGGTCCCTCTCTTCTTTAGCCCGGAGGAGGCAGCgcccatgttttccaaaaagaattttgTCAGACCACAGAACAgactcagtccattttaaatgagctttgagAAGACAGCGGTGGTAGATtgtgttcacatatggcttctttgcatgatagaccTTTAACTTTCATCTGTGGATGGCACAGCAAACTGTGTTCACGTACAGTGATTTCTAGAATTGCTCCTGAGCCCATGCTGCGATTACAATGACaatcatgtctgtttttaatgtaggTCCCTGAAGATCACGGGCATccaatactgattttcagccttgtcccttgtgcacagagatttcttcaGATTCTCAGAATTTTTGGGTGATATTATGTACCGTAGATGAGTCTTAATTTCACAATTTGTAGATTGAGTGTTTTCCAGATtgatgaacctctgcccatctttacatCTGAGAAACTTTGCCTCtctgagatgctttttttttttttttaatataaccaATCATGTCATGCTGCCAGTTAGCCTAATTagtaaaatgttcctccagctggtTCTTTTTAGTGCCACTTGTTGCCATCTTTTGTTGTGCCATCCTAattttttttgagacatgttgctgccagcTAAAAAGGCCACAATAGTAAAacgtctcagtttaaacattttctgtgttccactgtgaataaaatatagatttataagttttgcaaatcattgcattctttttttatttacactttatcCCACATAGCATCCCAACTTTTGGGGAATTAGGGGTTGTACACTGGAGTTGAATGCAACATGAAATAAGGAGCACACTCTGCTTAGTGAACATGCTCAAAGATGTGtgcttctgtcatttttttcattgcctGTAGCTAAAGTGAAAGGGCAGCGTAAAATAAGTTACATATTGACTGAAAGATCCCGGAAGCTGTGATATCAGAGCCTGCCAGATGTCAGTCCCAGGTGAGCTGAGGCTTCAGGCTTCACTGGGAATGAGCAAGAGCTCCTGCACCCTGACCGAAGCCAAAGCCCTTGGGACCAAAGTTCTTTGCGTAGCAACCTgtgaatgaaattaaaatgaatgtgaAATCCTGTGCTTAATTTGCATATAGAATATAAACGCAGACTAATGTTGGAATTATGAGGCTGATAAGGATATCAACATTTTACTTTACAccagaaaatattattttattgctcTTTGTCAGGTCTGCTGTAATTGTATTAGCTTAGAACTGAGACTGAGATATGTACATAATGGGACATTCTACAATAGACAAACTTGTGTCAGTACTCTCTGATATGTTCCTGTGATAAACAAATATCACCCCAAATATTGGATAGGCCTCACTGATCATTAAATATTGGAATGGTGTCACTGTCATGAGGGCTGTCATCAGAATGGCtgttatttaaaacaaacaaaacataagtGAATGCATAAATATTGctcaaatttaaatgaaaacaatatacaaaaaatGTCAAGTAATTTGGGACAACAGCATTGGACATGTAGTTTAAACTCAATGTGAtctgaaatatattttatagcCGATTAATCACCAAAGATACTGCAGTGTCTCTTGATGTTCAAGAGATGCAGAGTCACTCACTAGTGATGGGTGAGGGttgattaatatatttattattttgtcagTTAACTGTCAATGAACTTCATTGTTTGATAAAGTAAATGTCTTGTTTTGAATAATTAACTATTGACTGTACtattacacaaagaaaaaaaaaaattggcttaTTCTCATGTTTAAGCAGGGTGAACCGGGGGATGGTGTGTGTATTTGAGGCACTATTTTAAAAGCAATTAGCCACTCAGTTCTTTCAGTTGTCACTGATGTACACAGACCTTTACAGTAGATCTCCCCGTCTCTATCAGCGAGGGTTGTGGACTCCAGACCTTTTCCACACTTGGCGCATCGAAAGCAGCTCTTGTGCCACGACTGAAGAGAGATAAAAGAATTTGTTCTAGACAAGAGTTGgggaaaaacaactgaaaactgGCAAATCATcgccttttatttttaaaatagatTATATATGCAGTTTTGCTCTCACTTACATTGCCTCCCCCGATGACCTTCTCTGCTGCGTACACTGTCTTTCCACAGCGAGGACACATGTCTGAGCCTCCTGCTTTCTGGGCAAATTTGGAGGTGTTGGGGTTATTTGTAGGGTGATGAGCAGCTTGTCTGTcaagaagagggggaaaaaaaaaaaaaaaggctttttcatATGGCACAAAGATAAAATTCACTGAGGGTGGTAGCAGAATGGGTTAAGGAAGAGTTCTTTGTTATATAGCTGAATGCTAGTTTCAACAGTTAAAAAGGAGGAAGTCAT
Protein-coding sequences here:
- the csrp1b gene encoding cysteine and glycine-rich protein 1b — encoded protein: MPLGGGNKCGCCQKTVYFAEEVQCEGKSWHKSCFRCMVCKKNLDSTTVAVHVDEIYCKSCYGKKYGPKGYGYGGGAGTLSMDTGEGLGIKPEVQAAHHPTNNPNTSKFAQKAGGSDMCPRCGKTVYAAEKVIGGGNSWHKSCFRCAKCGKGLESTTLADRDGEIYCKGCYAKNFGPKGFGFGQGAGALAHSQ